From a single Pseudalkalibacillus hwajinpoensis genomic region:
- a CDS encoding mechanosensitive ion channel family protein: protein MELLRSQETWIQLGIALGIFLIFLILRKIFAKYIFNLFLKLSRKSSTEFFTHLFLAFERPVRMLFVIIGLYISVRYVPFWNHHNDIFLQILRSALIFLAAWGLYNFSSASSLFFHTVNDKYNLKIDSLLIPFLSKTIRFLIVAMTFSVIAGEFNYDVNGFITGLGLGGLAFALAAKETIENFFGGVVIITEKPFSIGEWIKTPSVEGVVEDITFRSTKIRTFAQALVTVPNARLANENITNWSKMGKRQITFHLGVTYDTSSDRLETCINRIERMLRDHEEIHPETIFVSFDEFNQSSLDIFLYFFTNTTTWGDFLNVKQDVNFKIMRILEEENVSFAFPTQTLHVENMPSNKEEKMYS from the coding sequence ATGGAGTTATTACGTAGTCAGGAAACATGGATTCAATTGGGTATTGCACTTGGAATTTTTCTTATTTTTCTCATCTTGAGAAAAATATTCGCAAAGTATATCTTTAATCTGTTTCTTAAGTTAAGTAGAAAATCTTCTACAGAGTTTTTTACTCATCTTTTCCTTGCATTTGAAAGACCGGTCCGAATGCTTTTTGTCATTATAGGTTTGTATATTTCCGTTCGGTATGTGCCATTCTGGAATCATCATAATGACATTTTTCTTCAGATTTTACGATCGGCCTTAATTTTCCTTGCTGCATGGGGGCTGTATAATTTTTCATCGGCTTCTTCGTTATTTTTCCATACAGTAAACGATAAATATAACTTAAAAATCGATTCTTTATTAATTCCGTTCTTATCAAAGACTATTCGCTTCTTAATTGTAGCGATGACGTTCAGTGTCATTGCGGGGGAATTTAACTACGATGTGAATGGATTCATCACAGGACTCGGGCTTGGTGGTCTTGCTTTTGCATTAGCTGCAAAAGAAACAATCGAAAACTTTTTTGGAGGCGTCGTGATCATTACTGAGAAGCCTTTTTCGATTGGAGAATGGATTAAGACGCCAAGTGTTGAAGGTGTTGTAGAAGATATCACATTTAGAAGTACAAAGATCCGTACATTCGCTCAAGCGCTTGTGACGGTGCCGAATGCAAGGCTAGCTAATGAAAACATTACAAACTGGTCTAAGATGGGCAAGCGTCAAATCACCTTTCATCTTGGCGTCACATATGATACGTCTTCCGATCGACTAGAAACATGTATTAATCGAATTGAGAGAATGCTTCGGGACCATGAAGAGATTCATCCAGAAACGATCTTTGTTTCGTTTGACGAGTTTAATCAAAGTAGCCTTGACATCTTTTTGTATTTCTTTACGAATACGACCACGTGGGGAGACTTCTTGAACGTAAAGCAGGATGTAAACTTTAAAATCATGAGGATTCTTGAAGAAGAGAACGTCTCGTTTGCTTTCCCTACGCAAACACTTCATGTTGAAAATATGCCATCTAATAAAGAAGAAAAAATGTATAGTTAA
- a CDS encoding EamA family transporter gives MKWKYMILVLLAGCCVGSLSTITKIGIANGYTVGELLAGQFIIGWILLIVLGLCSKNKTAFKELTLLVVGGIAIGCVSIFYTLSVSMLPASIAVLLLFQFTWIGIVIDSVAMKKWPEKRTVFSVVVILGGTFLASGMMESRVLQYDPLGVLLGLLAAVSFAVYIFVMGRTSAEVPAIQKSLFMMTTAGILVLTVFSPFSLVQDGVSEEWLLYSLFLALLGNIFPVLFMSIGVPKIGSSMGTILSSSELPAAVLLSAVVLNETIGRLQWIGVLMIFAAIVVSQWSPVRKKKIKKAA, from the coding sequence ATGAAGTGGAAGTACATGATACTTGTTTTGTTAGCCGGATGTTGTGTGGGGTCTCTTTCCACCATCACGAAAATAGGAATTGCGAACGGCTATACAGTTGGGGAGCTGTTAGCGGGACAGTTTATTATTGGGTGGATTTTATTAATAGTGCTTGGACTCTGTTCAAAAAATAAAACTGCCTTTAAAGAATTGACCTTGCTGGTAGTCGGCGGGATTGCCATCGGCTGCGTGTCGATCTTTTACACGCTCTCAGTATCAATGCTCCCTGCTTCTATCGCCGTGCTTCTCCTTTTTCAATTTACTTGGATCGGCATTGTGATTGATTCTGTGGCGATGAAAAAGTGGCCTGAAAAAAGAACGGTTTTTTCTGTTGTTGTCATTTTGGGAGGAACGTTCCTGGCAAGTGGAATGATGGAAAGTAGAGTATTACAGTATGACCCACTCGGGGTCTTACTTGGGCTCCTTGCCGCTGTTTCATTTGCTGTATATATATTCGTTATGGGACGAACGTCTGCTGAAGTACCTGCTATTCAAAAAAGCTTGTTTATGATGACGACGGCAGGTATTCTTGTTCTTACCGTATTTTCACCCTTTTCCCTCGTTCAAGATGGAGTATCGGAAGAATGGTTGTTATATAGTCTATTTCTAGCTCTTCTCGGAAATATTTTCCCTGTTTTGTTTATGTCAATTGGTGTCCCAAAGATTGGATCAAGTATGGGGACGATTCTAAGCTCCTCGGAGTTACCGGCAGCAGTTCTTCTTTCTGCTGTTGTTTTAAATGAAACGATTGGTCGTTTGCAGTGGATTGGTGTTTTAATGATATTTGCTGCTATCGTAGTTTCACAATGGTCCCCGGTTAGGAAAAAGAAAATTAAAAAAGCAGCTTAA
- a CDS encoding redoxin domain-containing protein, which translates to MKRSIIGLVVLICLFAYGVFSSNMTQSTEAEKETIPTASELVEVGIKVGDKAPNFTLSSLEGMEVKLSDYKGKTVFVNFWATWCPPCRAEMPHMQEFYSESSNEYQTEILAVNITSDESSTKVVKDFVRQYGITFPVLMDMEGEQAEMFAAITIPTTYLIDKNGIIKKRIVGPMSKERMIELVTSIE; encoded by the coding sequence TTGAAACGGTCAATAATTGGGTTAGTTGTTCTCATCTGCCTTTTCGCTTACGGTGTATTTTCATCTAATATGACACAATCTACAGAAGCCGAAAAAGAAACGATACCTACAGCCTCTGAGTTAGTGGAGGTGGGTATTAAGGTGGGGGATAAGGCTCCAAATTTCACACTTTCTTCTTTGGAAGGGATGGAAGTGAAGCTTTCAGATTATAAGGGTAAGACCGTATTCGTTAACTTTTGGGCAACCTGGTGTCCTCCATGTAGAGCTGAAATGCCACATATGCAGGAATTCTATAGTGAAAGCTCTAACGAGTATCAAACAGAGATTCTCGCTGTAAACATTACATCTGATGAATCATCTACGAAGGTCGTTAAAGATTTTGTTAGGCAGTATGGAATTACTTTTCCTGTGTTAATGGACATGGAAGGGGAACAGGCAGAAATGTTTGCTGCTATTACAATTCCTACCACCTATTTGATTGACAAAAATGGTATAATTAAGAAAAGAATAGTCGGACCAATGAGCAAAGAGCGAATGATTGAACTTGTAACATCCATTGAATAA
- a CDS encoding metal-sensitive transcriptional regulator: MEYTNEMKNRLKRVEGQIRGVLRMLEEEKDCKDVITQLSASRTAIDRTIGLIVGSNLEECIREQLDKGEPTKDVVKEAVELLVKSR, translated from the coding sequence ATGGAATATACAAATGAGATGAAGAACCGGTTGAAAAGGGTTGAAGGTCAAATTAGAGGTGTTCTGCGCATGCTTGAAGAAGAAAAAGATTGTAAGGACGTTATCACTCAATTATCTGCGAGTCGAACTGCAATTGATCGTACAATCGGTTTAATTGTAGGATCTAATCTTGAAGAATGCATTCGCGAGCAGCTTGATAAAGGTGAGCCAACGAAGGATGTCGTTAAAGAAGCCGTAGAGCTTCTCGTAAAAAGCCGTTAA
- a CDS encoding phospho-sugar mutase has product MDWKNEYTRWTTATNLDEELKRDLEALKGQEKTIEDAFYKNLEFGTGGMRGEIGPGTNRMNIYTIRKASEGLAQYIDAQGEESKKLGVAIAYDSRHKSPEFAMEAAKTLATHGIQTYVFEELRPTPELSFAVRKLKACAGIVITASHNPPEYNGYKVYGEDGGQLPPKAAAEVISYVDGVANELEVPVSSEQELKEKGLIQMIGAEIDAQYVKQLKTLRVNPTLLDEMGDQLKIVFTPLHGTANLPVREGLKAYGFKHVTIVEEQELPDPNFSTVSSPNPEEHAAFELAIQYGEKEDADILLATDPDADRVGVAVKNKEGKYVVLTGNQTGALLLNYIITQKKENGVLPENGAVLKTIVTSEIGRKIAEDNGLTSYDTLTGFKFIGEKIKEFETTGKHTFLFGYEESYGYLVGDFVRDKDAVQACLVAAEVAAFYKSKGMTLYEGLLEVFEQYGYYQEGLESLTLKGKEGAEKIVSLLAQFREQPPTDAAGLTVHSVEDYQTSTRTYLNKEKSETIDLPKSNVLKYKLEDGSWFCLRPSGTEPKVKFYFGVNSDNLVNSQSKLAELRTSVMSKVQERLG; this is encoded by the coding sequence ATGGACTGGAAAAACGAATACACACGATGGACAACAGCAACTAATTTAGATGAGGAATTAAAACGAGATCTTGAAGCATTAAAAGGACAGGAAAAAACAATAGAGGATGCTTTTTATAAGAATCTTGAGTTTGGGACGGGGGGCATGCGTGGTGAAATTGGCCCCGGTACAAACCGAATGAATATCTACACGATTCGAAAAGCATCTGAAGGGCTTGCTCAATACATAGACGCACAAGGTGAAGAGTCGAAGAAACTTGGGGTTGCTATTGCGTACGATTCACGTCACAAGTCCCCTGAGTTCGCAATGGAAGCCGCAAAGACGTTAGCTACCCATGGCATCCAAACGTATGTATTTGAAGAGCTACGCCCAACTCCAGAGCTTTCTTTCGCTGTAAGAAAGTTGAAAGCCTGCGCTGGAATCGTTATTACTGCCAGTCATAATCCTCCTGAATATAATGGATACAAAGTATACGGAGAAGATGGTGGGCAGCTACCTCCTAAAGCGGCAGCTGAAGTAATTTCATATGTCGATGGTGTAGCCAATGAATTGGAAGTACCCGTATCTTCTGAACAGGAGTTGAAAGAAAAAGGTCTTATTCAGATGATCGGTGCAGAGATTGATGCGCAATACGTAAAACAGTTGAAAACACTTCGCGTCAATCCAACGCTTCTTGACGAGATGGGCGATCAGCTGAAGATTGTATTCACACCGCTGCACGGAACGGCCAATCTCCCAGTGCGTGAAGGTCTTAAAGCGTATGGTTTCAAGCATGTAACTATTGTAGAAGAACAGGAACTTCCTGATCCAAACTTCTCCACTGTATCATCACCAAATCCGGAGGAACATGCAGCATTTGAGCTTGCGATTCAGTACGGTGAAAAAGAGGATGCGGATATTCTACTAGCGACAGATCCAGACGCAGACCGCGTTGGAGTAGCGGTTAAAAATAAAGAGGGCAAGTATGTGGTTCTGACAGGAAACCAGACCGGTGCCCTTCTGTTGAACTACATTATTACTCAGAAGAAAGAAAATGGCGTTCTCCCGGAAAACGGCGCTGTTCTTAAGACGATTGTAACGTCTGAAATTGGACGCAAGATTGCTGAAGACAATGGTCTTACATCTTATGATACGCTAACTGGATTTAAATTCATTGGTGAAAAAATCAAAGAATTTGAAACGACGGGTAAACACACCTTCTTGTTTGGCTATGAAGAAAGTTATGGTTATCTTGTAGGTGATTTTGTACGGGATAAAGACGCGGTCCAAGCATGCCTTGTAGCAGCTGAGGTAGCTGCTTTCTATAAATCCAAAGGGATGACCCTATATGAGGGGTTACTTGAAGTATTCGAGCAGTACGGCTACTATCAGGAAGGTCTTGAATCATTAACGTTAAAAGGAAAAGAAGGCGCTGAGAAAATTGTCTCCCTGCTCGCTCAATTCCGAGAACAGCCACCAACGGATGCTGCTGGATTAACCGTCCACAGTGTTGAGGACTATCAAACAAGTACGAGAACATACCTGAACAAAGAAAAGAGCGAGACAATCGATCTTCCAAAATCCAACGTTCTAAAATACAAGCTAGAAGACGGCTCATGGTTCTGTCTCCGTCCATCCGGAACAGAGCCAAAAGTGAAATTCTATTTCGGAGTTAATAGCGACAACCTTGTAAACAGCCAATCCAAGCTTGCTGAACTCAGAACCTCTGTCATGAGTAAAGTTCAGGAGCGATTAGGGTAG
- a CDS encoding bifunctional GNAT family N-acetyltransferase/carbon-nitrogen hydrolase family protein — protein sequence MSELDVSKFEKKIEIRPIRHGDIDEILALQKKCFPGMEPWKREHLESHLAIFPEGQFCVELEGEIIGSCSSLMVNFDEYDDQHTWDDITDEGYITNHNPDGYNLYGIEVMVHPEYRRMKIGKRLYDERKDLARELNVKSIIIGGRIPNYHKHSNEMKASEYVEEVKFQNIYDPVLTFQLMNGFNVMRINPNYLPDDKASKQFATLMEWNNVEYKAKTRRHFRSSFPVRICAIQYAMKKISSFEEFANQVEYYVDVAADFGSDFAVFPEIFTTQLMSFMDEKIPSKAVRRLTEYTEPYIELFTDLAVKYNVNIIGGSHFVLEDEKIYNIAYLFRRDGTIEKQYKIHVTPNERRWWGIHGSDGIEVFDTDCGKIAIQICYDIEFPELGRIATDKGANILFTPFCTDDRQGYLRVRYCAQARAVENQIYTVIAGTIGNLSQVENMDVQYAQSGIFTPSDFAFSRDGIAGECHPNIETVVVGDVDLEILRRQRQSGTVRQLRDRRKDLYEIHYKK from the coding sequence ATGTCAGAATTAGATGTATCAAAGTTTGAGAAAAAGATTGAAATTAGGCCGATTCGGCATGGAGATATTGATGAAATCCTTGCTTTACAGAAGAAGTGTTTCCCAGGCATGGAACCCTGGAAACGTGAGCACCTGGAAAGCCACCTTGCTATATTTCCGGAAGGTCAGTTTTGTGTAGAGCTTGAGGGAGAAATCATTGGCTCATGTTCTAGTCTCATGGTGAACTTTGATGAGTATGATGATCAGCATACATGGGATGATATTACGGATGAGGGATATATTACGAATCATAATCCAGATGGATATAACTTATATGGCATTGAAGTAATGGTGCACCCTGAGTATCGAAGGATGAAAATCGGAAAGCGTCTGTATGATGAGCGTAAAGATCTAGCACGTGAGTTGAACGTGAAAAGTATCATTATCGGCGGACGCATTCCGAATTATCATAAACATTCGAATGAAATGAAAGCGTCGGAATACGTAGAAGAAGTGAAATTCCAGAACATCTATGATCCCGTCTTAACGTTCCAATTGATGAACGGGTTTAATGTAATGAGGATTAATCCGAATTATTTACCGGATGATAAAGCATCGAAACAATTTGCTACATTAATGGAATGGAATAACGTTGAGTATAAAGCAAAAACAAGACGACATTTTCGTTCTTCATTCCCTGTCCGAATTTGTGCGATTCAGTACGCGATGAAGAAGATCTCTTCATTTGAAGAATTCGCGAACCAGGTGGAGTATTACGTAGACGTAGCGGCTGATTTTGGGTCTGACTTCGCTGTTTTTCCGGAAATTTTCACTACCCAGCTAATGTCATTTATGGATGAGAAAATCCCTAGTAAAGCGGTTCGGCGTTTGACGGAATACACTGAGCCTTATATCGAGCTTTTCACAGATCTTGCGGTTAAATACAATGTGAATATCATTGGAGGATCTCACTTTGTTTTAGAGGATGAAAAGATCTATAACATTGCGTACTTATTTAGAAGAGATGGAACGATTGAAAAGCAATATAAAATTCACGTCACACCAAACGAACGTCGCTGGTGGGGAATCCACGGATCCGATGGGATTGAAGTTTTCGATACGGACTGTGGAAAGATTGCCATTCAAATCTGCTATGATATTGAATTCCCGGAACTTGGGCGTATCGCAACTGATAAAGGGGCCAACATCCTCTTCACGCCTTTTTGTACAGACGATCGTCAGGGTTACTTGCGCGTACGTTATTGTGCTCAGGCACGAGCAGTCGAAAATCAGATTTATACGGTTATAGCTGGTACGATCGGTAACTTATCTCAGGTTGAGAACATGGATGTTCAATATGCTCAATCCGGAATTTTTACGCCATCTGATTTCGCATTTTCTAGAGACGGCATTGCCGGGGAGTGTCATCCAAACATTGAGACCGTCGTTGTTGGGGATGTTGACCTTGAAATACTCAGAAGACAACGTCAGTCCGGTACCGTACGTCAGTTACGTGATCGAAGAAAAGATTTATATGAAATTCACTACAAAAAGTAA
- a CDS encoding CBS domain-containing protein, with the protein MFVQNNLQNLMSKNIISVTPEQSIQEAAALMNQHNVGSLPVISNGQLCGIITDRDITTRATATGGGANSQVSQCMSDHIVSATANMSAEEAAALMAQNQIRRLPVVENNQVVGMVSLGDFATKTPDQQEAGPALSSISQNETNRA; encoded by the coding sequence ATGTTTGTGCAAAACAATCTGCAAAATCTCATGTCAAAGAATATTATTTCTGTTACTCCAGAACAATCCATTCAGGAAGCAGCAGCGTTAATGAATCAGCATAATGTTGGTTCATTACCAGTAATAAGTAATGGACAACTCTGTGGCATCATCACTGACAGAGACATTACAACACGTGCAACTGCTACTGGTGGAGGAGCGAATTCTCAGGTGAGCCAGTGTATGTCTGATCACATTGTCTCAGCTACCGCAAACATGAGTGCAGAAGAAGCAGCGGCCCTAATGGCTCAGAACCAGATCCGACGTCTCCCTGTTGTTGAGAACAATCAGGTTGTCGGAATGGTATCGCTTGGTGACTTTGCTACAAAAACTCCTGATCAGCAAGAAGCCGGGCCTGCGCTATCCAGCATTTCTCAGAACGAAACGAATCGAGCGTAA